The following coding sequences are from one Tepidamorphus gemmatus window:
- a CDS encoding ATP-binding protein, protein MPRSFTGQLALLLVLALLVAQVAAILIYSHERLQVARDMFQESIVERTAAILQLLEDAPEELHFRMLDTASSPFFRFSTSAQARTPRQETAEAELAARTLARQLGIPPRRVIVALGQGARESRWPALQVVRMLVPGVKRPDPRNAEPPYWLRVSIAMRNGSWLNLAVGPPPGPPPFGRPFLISLVLSSLATLAVAMLVAGRMARPMRRLADAADRLGRGEQVEPLPETGPDEARRTVRAFNTMRERLGCFVSDRTTMLAAISHDLRTPLTSLRLRAEMVEDEETRDRLVETIEEMRSMSDATLAFVRADQAGEETRAVDLAALAESVVEDLAELGQTATLEEGDHPVVRCRPVAVKRALRNLVENAVRYGRDVRVVVTGKGGEAVIRVSDRGPGLPPEDLDRVFEPFVRGETSRNRETGGLGLGLAIARTIARSHGGDIRLRNRPEGGLEATLSIPVST, encoded by the coding sequence ATGCCGCGGAGCTTCACCGGCCAGCTGGCGTTGCTGCTGGTGCTTGCGCTGCTGGTCGCGCAGGTGGCCGCCATCCTGATCTACAGCCACGAACGGCTGCAGGTGGCGCGTGACATGTTCCAGGAGTCGATCGTCGAGCGCACGGCCGCCATCCTGCAGCTGCTCGAGGACGCACCTGAGGAACTGCATTTCCGGATGCTGGACACCGCGAGTTCGCCGTTCTTCCGCTTCTCGACCTCGGCGCAGGCCCGCACGCCGCGGCAGGAAACGGCCGAGGCCGAACTCGCCGCACGTACCCTCGCCCGCCAGCTCGGCATACCGCCGCGCCGGGTGATCGTGGCGCTCGGGCAGGGCGCGAGGGAAAGTCGGTGGCCGGCGCTTCAGGTCGTCAGGATGCTGGTCCCTGGCGTGAAGCGCCCGGACCCAAGGAACGCCGAACCGCCATACTGGTTGCGGGTCTCGATCGCCATGCGCAACGGATCGTGGCTCAACCTGGCGGTTGGGCCACCGCCGGGCCCGCCGCCGTTCGGCCGGCCATTCCTGATCAGCCTTGTCCTCTCGTCGCTGGCGACACTGGCGGTGGCGATGCTCGTGGCCGGACGGATGGCGCGGCCGATGCGCCGGCTCGCCGATGCAGCCGATCGGCTGGGCCGTGGCGAGCAGGTCGAGCCGCTGCCAGAGACCGGCCCCGACGAGGCACGACGGACCGTGCGGGCGTTCAACACCATGCGCGAGCGCCTCGGATGCTTCGTAAGCGATCGCACGACAATGCTCGCTGCGATCTCGCACGACCTGCGCACGCCGCTGACCAGCCTGCGGCTGCGCGCCGAGATGGTCGAGGACGAGGAGACCCGCGACAGGCTGGTCGAGACCATCGAGGAAATGCGCAGCATGAGCGATGCGACGCTGGCATTCGTGCGCGCCGATCAGGCTGGGGAGGAGACCCGCGCCGTCGATCTGGCAGCCTTGGCCGAAAGCGTCGTCGAGGATCTTGCCGAGCTTGGCCAGACGGCGACGCTGGAGGAGGGCGATCATCCCGTGGTGCGATGCCGCCCGGTTGCTGTCAAGCGGGCGCTGCGCAATCTGGTCGAGAACGCCGTCCGTTACGGACGTGACGTCCGGGTCGTGGTGACCGGCAAGGGCGGTGAGGCGGTGATCCGGGTCTCGGACCGCGGTCCGGGCCTGCCCCCGGAGGATCTCGACCGGGTGTTCGAACCGTTCGTGCGCGGCGAGACGTCCCGCAATCGCGAGACCGGTGGCCTCGGTCTCGGTCTGGCCATCGCCAGGACCATCGCCCGCAGCCACGGTGGCGACATCCGCCTCCGCAATCGGCCGGAGGGCGGACTGGAGGCGACCCTGTCGATCCCCGTGTCAACCTAG
- a CDS encoding response regulator, with protein sequence MEGQPHILVVDDHRDIRELVGRYLGKNGYRVSTADGAPSARKILKSSAIDLVVLDIMMPGEDGLSLCRHLRETTDIPVILLTAMAEETDRIVGLEIGADDYLVKPFNPRELLARIRSVLRRTQALPPSREPKPGPAYRFAGWLLDPGRRELVREDGVAMPLSTGEFRLLVAFLDRPGLVLTRDQLLDITRGREAAPFDRSVDNQVSRLRRKIEPDARNPTLIKTVWGGGYCFSAEVERT encoded by the coding sequence ATGGAAGGCCAACCGCACATTCTCGTCGTCGACGATCACCGCGACATCCGCGAGCTCGTCGGACGCTATCTCGGCAAGAACGGCTATCGGGTGTCGACGGCCGACGGCGCGCCCTCGGCGCGCAAGATCCTGAAGTCCTCCGCCATCGATCTCGTCGTCCTCGACATCATGATGCCGGGGGAGGATGGCCTGTCGCTGTGCCGCCACCTGCGCGAGACGACGGACATACCCGTCATCCTGCTCACCGCGATGGCGGAGGAGACCGACCGGATCGTCGGGCTGGAGATTGGCGCCGACGACTATCTGGTCAAGCCGTTCAACCCGCGCGAGCTGCTCGCGCGGATCCGTTCGGTGCTCAGACGTACCCAGGCACTGCCGCCAAGCCGCGAGCCGAAGCCGGGTCCGGCCTACCGGTTCGCGGGATGGCTGCTCGACCCGGGCCGGCGCGAGCTGGTGCGCGAGGACGGGGTGGCAATGCCGCTGTCGACCGGCGAGTTCAGGCTGCTCGTCGCCTTTCTCGACCGCCCCGGCCTCGTGCTCACCCGAGACCAGCTGCTCGACATCACGCGCGGCCGGGAAGCGGCCCCGTTCGATCGGTCGGTCGACAACCAGGTCAGCCGGCTGCGCCGCAAGATCGAGCCGGATGCGCGCAATCCGACCCTGATCAAGACGGTATGGGGCGGCGGCTACTGCTTCAGTGCCGAGGTCGAGCGGACATGA
- a CDS encoding sulfotransferase domain-containing protein, which translates to MTRRPSPAARRAAACTGSGLVALCASTAVRAAQRYIVRAAPRLQRLGGRRHRILLACFPKSGSTWLRTILAGLPGMRAAWISEGAGRAEQELSAHRLAGAGFHDFVAQHHVRFHDGTRRQISRFGLKPVVLVRDIFDCLVSLADHLRSNWSELPQALVTPEVLALDDELLDFVVDMAAPWYIDFYVSWLSCPDAVLVRYEDLVRDPPAVVAGLVRRLGLEASATDIDRAIAAAATRPVLFNQGIVGRGAALTEAQRGRIHRQASYYPTADFTAIGIHPGGRAGADTARRAIRHNPIQIARSLTNSCDRSPVKCPSSRTHETSGVLR; encoded by the coding sequence ATGACCCGGCGGCCGTCACCTGCGGCCCGCCGCGCCGCCGCCTGCACAGGCTCCGGGCTGGTAGCCCTGTGCGCCTCGACCGCCGTCCGCGCCGCCCAGCGGTACATCGTCCGTGCGGCCCCCAGGCTGCAACGGCTGGGAGGCCGGCGCCATCGGATCCTTCTCGCCTGCTTCCCGAAGTCCGGCTCGACCTGGCTGCGCACGATCCTGGCCGGACTGCCCGGCATGCGGGCGGCCTGGATCAGCGAGGGCGCCGGACGCGCGGAGCAGGAACTGTCGGCGCACCGACTCGCCGGCGCCGGCTTCCACGATTTCGTGGCCCAGCATCATGTGCGCTTCCACGATGGAACCCGCCGTCAGATCAGCCGCTTCGGCCTGAAGCCCGTGGTCCTGGTGCGCGATATCTTCGATTGCCTGGTCAGCCTCGCCGACCACCTGCGCAGCAACTGGTCCGAACTGCCCCAGGCCTTGGTCACGCCCGAGGTTCTCGCCCTGGACGACGAACTTCTCGACTTCGTCGTCGACATGGCTGCGCCCTGGTACATCGACTTCTACGTCTCGTGGCTGTCGTGTCCTGATGCCGTGCTGGTGCGCTACGAGGATCTGGTGCGCGATCCGCCCGCCGTCGTGGCAGGTCTTGTCCGCCGGCTCGGCCTCGAGGCGTCGGCAACCGACATCGACCGGGCGATCGCCGCCGCAGCGACCCGCCCCGTCCTGTTCAACCAGGGCATTGTCGGGCGCGGCGCAGCGCTGACGGAGGCCCAGCGCGGCCGGATCCACCGGCAGGCGTCCTACTATCCGACGGCCGACTTCACCGCGATCGGTATCCATCCGGGCGGCCGAGCCGGCGCGGACACGGCCCGGCGGGCGATTCGACACAATCCGATACAAATCGCGCGCTCGCTGACAAACTCCTGCGACCGGTCGCCCGTCAAATGCCCGTCAAGTCGGACGCACGAGACATCAGGAGTCTTGAGATGA
- a CDS encoding EF-hand domain-containing protein, whose translation MKTSTSLAIAAAAVAITVGLASAAVAGGHRIGWSDSSPEAGMMTSGPVRLTSYRHHWRAMPPGEMGGPMGGMMRFMMMQRVIELADKDGDGRLSAEEIETFRSDIFARHDRDGDGRLSLEEYDALFRDITRPIMVRSFQFLDPDGDGQITSEEFLRPTDRLVRMFEGGSDGGSWHGWQPRGPHPHGYWRGGDGPAGDVGPRSDDPEN comes from the coding sequence ATGAAGACCTCTACGTCCCTGGCGATCGCTGCGGCAGCCGTCGCCATCACGGTCGGCCTCGCCTCGGCGGCGGTGGCCGGCGGTCATCGGATCGGCTGGTCCGACAGCTCGCCGGAGGCCGGCATGATGACATCCGGACCGGTCAGGCTGACCAGCTATCGCCATCATTGGCGCGCCATGCCGCCCGGGGAGATGGGCGGGCCGATGGGCGGCATGATGCGCTTCATGATGATGCAGCGCGTCATCGAGCTTGCCGACAAGGATGGCGACGGGCGCCTGTCTGCCGAGGAGATCGAGACCTTCCGCTCCGACATCTTCGCCAGACATGATCGCGACGGCGACGGGCGCCTGTCGCTCGAGGAGTATGACGCTCTGTTCCGGGACATCACCCGGCCGATCATGGTCCGATCCTTCCAGTTCCTCGATCCGGACGGCGACGGCCAGATCACGTCGGAAGAGTTCCTGCGGCCCACCGATCGGCTGGTGCGCATGTTCGAGGGCGGCTCCGACGGGGGGTCATGGCACGGCTGGCAGCCCCGCGGTCCGCATCCGCACGGCTACTGGCGCGGCGGCGATGGGCCGGCCGGCGACGTCGGCCCCCGGTCGGACGATCCGGAGAACTGA
- a CDS encoding prepilin peptidase, which produces MVEPALVLIAACGGGLVGRLVAHLAVVVPRRVVSEAMAEARAMLCSPGMPCQTTRSFDFAPKHRWEGVVITVLSVLIWTLATVLAETAERAFACACVGSVLLLLAIIDGRSRLLPDMLVLPLLWGGLLFSALGGSVAPADAILGAAMGYGGLMALAIGYGAIRRKEVLGAGDAKLVAALGAWLGWMALPTVLAIAVAVGLLYSAVALATRRMAFDSRMPMGPFLGLAGWAVMLVEASRSLPLGGP; this is translated from the coding sequence ATGGTCGAACCGGCACTCGTCCTCATCGCCGCCTGTGGCGGCGGCCTGGTCGGTCGTCTGGTCGCCCATCTGGCGGTGGTGGTCCCGCGCCGTGTCGTCTCGGAGGCGATGGCGGAGGCTCGCGCGATGCTGTGCTCGCCGGGCATGCCTTGCCAGACGACGCGCAGCTTCGACTTCGCGCCGAAGCATCGCTGGGAAGGCGTTGTGATCACGGTCCTGTCCGTGCTGATCTGGACGCTTGCCACCGTGTTGGCCGAGACCGCAGAGCGGGCCTTCGCTTGCGCCTGCGTTGGCAGTGTGCTGCTGCTGCTGGCCATCATTGACGGCAGGTCGCGGCTGTTGCCGGATATGCTGGTGCTGCCGTTGCTGTGGGGCGGACTGCTGTTCAGCGCGCTGGGCGGTTCGGTCGCTCCGGCCGACGCGATCCTGGGGGCGGCCATGGGCTATGGCGGCCTGATGGCGCTGGCGATCGGCTACGGCGCGATCCGGCGGAAGGAGGTGCTCGGTGCGGGCGATGCCAAGCTTGTCGCCGCCCTCGGCGCCTGGCTTGGCTGGATGGCGCTGCCGACGGTGCTGGCAATTGCCGTTGCGGTCGGCCTCCTGTACAGCGCCGTGGCGCTCGCCACGCGCCGCATGGCCTTCGACAGCCGCATGCCGATGGGTCCGTTCCTCGGCCTCGCCGGCTGGGCGGTCATGCTCGTGGAGGCGTCGCGATCGCTGCCGCTTGGCGGTCCATGA
- a CDS encoding 2Fe-2S iron-sulfur cluster-binding protein, with protein sequence MAVEPAVGRRRYGRGVIASGIGLLLVAAWIAVSGLAVWMTVSGVKAARAAALDIRAATPLTLVVTERSDHGRFARIVLTAPGGDGRLPRYSAGDYLTVLASPQGQRPQRRCYSLAGWQASPDSYELLVKREENGLVSGWIHDVLQVGARIEALGPRGGFHLTEHRGERLLVAAGVGITPLRAMLHRISAGRTMSPTTLFWSVRHVTELECYHPEFLDLSRTCDWFRYVPCVTRPGPGWRGTARRLDAGIVLAARRNMPLAGVWICASATMTRQLTEDLAQRGVPADRIHFELFGADAAGAPAEVALVTVQPGGRCANYLGEPTLLHCLEREGIPISSDCRAGHCGACRMQLVGGRVDTVLPPQMAVPESQVLTCCVRPASDIVIAFPDR encoded by the coding sequence GTGGCGGTCGAGCCGGCGGTCGGCCGGAGGCGGTACGGGCGCGGCGTGATCGCAAGCGGGATCGGGCTGCTGCTCGTGGCGGCATGGATCGCCGTGTCGGGCCTTGCCGTCTGGATGACCGTATCCGGAGTGAAGGCGGCGCGTGCGGCGGCGCTGGACATCCGCGCCGCCACGCCGTTGACGCTGGTGGTGACGGAGCGCAGCGACCATGGCCGGTTCGCGCGGATCGTGCTCACCGCTCCAGGCGGCGACGGGCGGCTGCCGCGCTACAGCGCCGGCGACTATCTGACAGTGCTGGCCAGCCCCCAGGGGCAGCGCCCCCAGCGACGCTGCTATTCGCTGGCGGGCTGGCAGGCCAGCCCGGACAGCTATGAGCTGCTGGTCAAGCGCGAGGAGAACGGTCTGGTCTCCGGCTGGATCCACGACGTGCTGCAGGTCGGCGCGCGCATCGAGGCGCTGGGGCCGCGTGGTGGATTCCACCTGACCGAGCACCGCGGCGAGCGGCTTCTGGTCGCCGCAGGCGTGGGCATCACGCCGCTGCGGGCCATGCTGCACCGGATCAGCGCCGGCCGGACCATGTCGCCGACGACATTGTTTTGGTCCGTGCGCCATGTGACGGAGCTGGAATGCTATCATCCAGAGTTTCTTGACCTGTCGCGCACCTGCGACTGGTTTCGATACGTTCCCTGTGTGACACGTCCAGGGCCGGGCTGGCGCGGCACGGCGAGGCGCCTCGATGCCGGGATCGTGCTCGCCGCTCGGCGCAACATGCCCCTTGCTGGCGTATGGATCTGCGCCTCCGCCACGATGACGCGCCAGCTGACCGAGGATCTCGCGCAACGAGGCGTTCCGGCCGATCGCATCCATTTCGAGCTGTTCGGCGCCGATGCGGCCGGGGCGCCCGCCGAGGTGGCGCTGGTGACCGTGCAGCCAGGTGGCCGCTGCGCGAATTACCTCGGCGAACCGACCCTGCTGCATTGTCTCGAGCGTGAAGGGATTCCGATCAGCAGCGACTGTCGCGCCGGCCATTGCGGCGCCTGCCGCATGCAGCTGGTAGGCGGTCGGGTCGACACCGTGCTGCCGCCGCAGATGGCCGTGCCCGAATCCCAGGTTCTGACGTGTTGTGTTCGGCCGGCGAGCGACATCGTCATCGCATTTCCGGACCGTTGA
- a CDS encoding PepSY-associated TM helix domain-containing protein gives MSKLQSKVWSVLRNWHIWLGVASAIPILIIAVSTVFLVHKSLDFHIPNLLAAGADTGFSAPGNGEIDREISHLEGLLAQAEARPQPGKADKPEKDHREKDRREKDAAAKDRDKRKPKGSMDAKGGHAPDGREPDGRPVTQAEEPEGQSGTVTLPDTGVRTVRVDGFIPTFIATAHADPGEGERKFEKERKDKDKSGVSVRKLMKSLHTGKFLGPLDWLWADLIALSLFFFVLSGVMTWWRSSRRSAGGGTGAA, from the coding sequence TTGTCTAAACTGCAGAGCAAGGTATGGTCCGTCTTGCGCAACTGGCACATATGGCTCGGCGTGGCGTCGGCGATCCCGATCCTGATCATCGCCGTCTCGACGGTCTTCCTCGTTCACAAGAGCCTCGATTTCCACATTCCAAATCTCCTCGCGGCAGGGGCCGACACGGGGTTCAGCGCGCCCGGTAATGGTGAGATCGATCGCGAGATCAGCCATCTCGAGGGCCTGCTCGCCCAGGCCGAGGCCCGCCCGCAGCCGGGCAAGGCCGATAAGCCCGAAAAGGACCATCGCGAGAAGGACAGACGCGAGAAGGACGCGGCGGCGAAAGATCGCGACAAGCGCAAGCCCAAGGGTTCGATGGACGCAAAGGGAGGCCACGCGCCTGACGGTCGCGAACCTGACGGCCGGCCTGTCACTCAGGCCGAAGAGCCGGAAGGGCAAAGCGGCACCGTGACGCTGCCTGATACGGGCGTTCGAACGGTTAGGGTCGACGGCTTCATCCCGACCTTCATTGCGACGGCCCATGCCGATCCCGGCGAGGGCGAGCGAAAGTTCGAGAAGGAAAGGAAGGATAAGGACAAGTCCGGTGTCTCTGTGCGAAAGCTCATGAAGAGCCTGCACACCGGCAAATTCCTCGGCCCGCTCGACTGGCTGTGGGCCGATCTGATCGCGCTCAGCCTGTTCTTCTTCGTGCTGTCGGGTGTGATGACCTGGTGGCGGTCGAGCCGGCGGTCGGCCGGAGGCGGTACGGGCGCGGCGTGA